One Ammospiza caudacuta isolate bAmmCau1 chromosome 11, bAmmCau1.pri, whole genome shotgun sequence genomic window carries:
- the LOC131562700 gene encoding phospholipase A and acyltransferase 1-like: MGQDNCKPQPGDLIEIFRPFYQHWALYVGDGYVIHVTDEASSILLSSSSIRATRAKVKKEVLKDVVGNHRWRVNNKYDRSCTPFPVEEIIRRAELCIDREVPYNVLNSNCEHFVTMLRYGEGVSDQVSKAATGSAAAAVGSIVLAGAALVGMALSESTSRR; this comes from the exons ATGGGACAGGACAATTGCAAACCCCAGCCTGGAGACCTGATCGAAATATTCCGACCATTTTACCAGCACTGGGCCCTCTACGTGGGGGATGGATATGTCATCCATGTGACAG ATGAAGCCTCATCCATTTTGCTTAGCAGCTCTTCAATACGTGCCACAAGAGCCAAGGTGAAGAAGGAGGTCCTGAAGGATGTGGTGGGAAATCATAGATGGCGTGTCAACAACAAATATGACCGCTCCTGCACTCCTTTCCCTGTGGAGGAGATAATCCGGCGTGCCGAGCTATGCATTGACAGGGAGGTGCCATACAATGTGCTTAACAGCAATTGTGAGCACTTTGTGACAATGCTTCGCTACGGAGAAGGAGTCTCAGACCAG GTCAGTAAAGCAGCTACTGgtagtgctgcagcagcagtaggaAGTATCGTtcttgctggagctgctcttgtTGGGATGGCATTGTCTGAGAGCACATCCAGGAGATAG